In Dehalobacter sp., the following proteins share a genomic window:
- a CDS encoding DUF3102 domain-containing protein, with protein MNEPITERTPLVIAAEINRIKQQTSKIMLTNAIEVGRRLKEAKALLPHGEWRTWLVESVSYSQRTANRLMQLFEEYGDKLFASADDGGNLNSSALTNLTYYQALLLLGIPEDEREKFILQHDVKDMTTRELDQALKQRNQTTPEKEQAQVTPIPNNPQDIKIEYITVKKTDKPKSGPTTAAPSTFTTKYEEKCAACCKTIADTFYELLTALGQLARLDPAVKEKCSKDASRLAENMVERLKEWPPVIKTNMKVETYAIHERW; from the coding sequence ATGAATGAACCAATCACTGAACGTACGCCACTTGTCATCGCGGCTGAGATTAATAGGATCAAACAACAGACTAGTAAAATCATGCTTACCAATGCCATTGAAGTCGGCAGGCGCCTGAAGGAGGCCAAGGCCCTGCTCCCGCATGGAGAATGGAGAACATGGCTGGTCGAATCGGTGAGCTATTCCCAGCGCACAGCCAACAGACTAATGCAGCTCTTTGAAGAATATGGAGATAAACTGTTCGCTTCCGCCGATGACGGGGGGAACTTAAATTCGTCAGCGCTGACGAATTTAACCTACTATCAGGCCCTCCTTCTTCTGGGGATTCCGGAAGACGAGCGGGAGAAATTTATCCTGCAGCATGATGTTAAAGATATGACCACCCGGGAGCTGGATCAGGCTCTCAAACAACGGAACCAAACCACTCCGGAGAAAGAGCAGGCTCAAGTCACGCCCATACCAAATAATCCTCAGGATATCAAAATAGAATATATAACCGTCAAAAAAACCGACAAACCAAAAAGTGGGCCAACAACTGCAGCCCCCTCAACCTTTACCACGAAGTATGAAGAAAAATGCGCCGCTTGCTGCAAAACTATCGCCGATACATTCTACGAACTGCTGACAGCGCTTGGCCAACTGGCCAGACTTGATCCGGCGGTGAAGGAAAAATGCAGTAAAGACGCGAGTCGGCTTGCAGAAAATATGGTCGAAAGGCTTAAAGAGTGGCCACCTGTTATCAAGACGAATATGAAGGTTGAGACGTACGCCATCCATGAAAGGTGGTAG
- a CDS encoding TfoX/Sxy family protein encodes MHYYFYTTLLNIGTSVEQQLNEVGIRTIKQWLEAGSKQAWLRIKEMDDSACINRLYALEGAIQGIRWYDLSEAMKGELKEFYNLRLTDSLYKCQNRPGKKKGNT; translated from the coding sequence ATACACTATTATTTCTATACAACACTACTGAATATCGGTACTTCAGTTGAACAACAATTAAATGAAGTTGGCATAAGAACAATTAAACAATGGCTTGAAGCTGGTAGTAAGCAAGCTTGGCTGAGAATAAAAGAAATGGATGACTCTGCATGTATAAATAGGTTATATGCTTTAGAAGGTGCAATACAGGGAATTAGATGGTATGATCTTTCAGAAGCTATGAAAGGTGAGTTAAAGGAGTTTTATAACCTAAGGTTGACAGACAGCCTGTACAAGTGCCAAAATAGACCAGGCAAGAAAAAAGGGAATACATAG
- a CDS encoding undecaprenyl-diphosphate phosphatase, translating into MGTIQFIIQSIILGIVEGITEFLPVSSTGHLIIFQKLIGFQGTNPHYVEMYTYVIQLGAILAVIVLYWKKIKQTLVDFFPSRVGYQESGLKFWLMIVLACIPGATIGILFDDTAEKYLFSPIPVAITLFLGAILMIYAENRLRKNAPVGRDLNVSPRQAVMIGLFQCLAVIPGMSRSASTIIGGWVAGLPTVAATEFSFFLAIPVMIGMSLLKVVKIGGLAILTSQEILSLAVGFIVSFLVAVIVIQKFISYLQRKPMRIFAIYRMIFAAFVLAAGAAGLF; encoded by the coding sequence ATGGGAACAATTCAATTTATTATTCAATCCATTATTTTAGGTATCGTAGAAGGGATCACGGAGTTCCTGCCGGTCTCATCGACGGGCCATTTAATTATTTTTCAAAAGCTAATCGGGTTTCAGGGGACCAATCCGCATTATGTAGAGATGTATACCTATGTGATCCAGCTTGGAGCGATTTTGGCGGTCATTGTACTCTATTGGAAGAAGATCAAACAGACGCTGGTGGATTTCTTCCCGTCAAGAGTCGGCTACCAGGAATCCGGACTGAAATTCTGGCTGATGATTGTGCTGGCGTGTATTCCAGGTGCTACGATTGGAATTTTATTTGACGATACCGCGGAAAAATACCTGTTTTCCCCGATTCCTGTGGCGATAACACTTTTCCTCGGTGCAATCTTGATGATCTACGCCGAGAATAGGCTTAGAAAAAATGCACCGGTCGGACGGGACTTGAATGTTTCCCCAAGACAGGCGGTTATGATCGGATTATTTCAATGTTTGGCGGTTATTCCGGGGATGTCCCGTTCAGCATCGACGATTATCGGCGGGTGGGTAGCCGGGCTGCCGACGGTGGCCGCCACGGAATTTTCGTTCTTCCTGGCGATTCCGGTGATGATTGGGATGAGCCTGCTGAAGGTTGTTAAAATTGGCGGTCTGGCTATTCTCACTTCGCAGGAAATCTTGTCTTTGGCTGTCGGCTTCATTGTATCCTTCCTGGTTGCAGTCATCGTTATCCAGAAATTCATTTCGTATTTACAAAGAAAACCGATGCGGATTTTTGCGATCTACAGAATGATATTTGCCGCGTTCGTACTGGCAGCCGGGGCAGCTGGTTTATTCTAA
- the proC gene encoding pyrroline-5-carboxylate reductase — MQTIGFIGTGNLASSVIKGLSRQDTDFRIMAYDVFQEKAELLAKTYGVAYASFAETIQGSDVIFLAVKPKDIKGLLDQLAQFNLTGKLIITVVAGIGLSVYEQALPGIAVVRVMPNTSSAVLQAVSGLARGRCVTDGQAKTAEAIFAVLGKFLWIDDSKMNALTAVSGSGPAYFYFLTELMALAGEKLGLTRDEAEFLAAETMVGAGKMLAESGKTSLELREAVTSPNGTTYAALESFRQAGLADIVYQAMEACAKRAEEMEGEYV; from the coding sequence ATGCAGACAATCGGATTTATCGGAACAGGCAATCTGGCATCTTCCGTGATCAAGGGGTTATCCCGGCAGGATACGGACTTCCGGATTATGGCCTATGACGTATTTCAGGAGAAAGCGGAACTCCTGGCCAAAACGTATGGTGTTGCGTATGCCTCTTTCGCCGAAACCATTCAGGGATCAGATGTTATATTTCTGGCGGTAAAGCCTAAAGATATCAAAGGTCTTCTTGACCAGCTCGCTCAGTTCAATCTTACAGGAAAACTTATTATTACGGTAGTGGCAGGAATAGGGCTGTCTGTTTACGAGCAGGCGCTTCCGGGCATTGCCGTGGTAAGGGTCATGCCCAACACGTCCAGTGCGGTTCTGCAGGCTGTATCCGGGTTGGCCAGAGGACGCTGTGTCACGGACGGACAGGCAAAAACGGCTGAGGCTATCTTTGCTGTTTTGGGAAAATTCCTGTGGATTGACGACAGTAAAATGAATGCGCTGACTGCCGTCAGCGGCAGTGGCCCGGCCTATTTCTATTTCTTAACGGAACTGATGGCTCTGGCCGGTGAAAAGCTTGGCCTGACGAGAGACGAAGCTGAATTTCTGGCCGCAGAAACCATGGTCGGTGCAGGGAAAATGCTTGCGGAGAGCGGCAAAACTTCGCTGGAATTAAGAGAAGCTGTTACATCGCCGAACGGAACGACCTACGCGGCGCTGGAGAGCTTCCGGCAAGCCGGGCTGGCAGATATCGTCTATCAGGCTATGGAGGCCTGTGCCAAACGGGCTGAAGAGATGGAAGGAGAGTATGTTTGA
- the proB gene encoding glutamate 5-kinase — MNTLKRAVLKIGSNSLSLAEGGIDETVIDQLAGVIAELRKQGTDCILVTSGAVAAGMAKMKLKERPKDIVGKQATAAVGQGILIERYSYYFDKYGMSCAQVLLSRIDLVEAEHYRNAKNTLEKLLNFGVVPIINENDTVVFEELCFGDNDRLSALVAGMVNADLLVLLTDVDGLFTANPVYNREAVLVPKVENVAEAKNLADGTGSAVGTGGMVTKLKAAEMATRFGTPTFLMNASRIAQIKDIAEGNYPLGTYFPPLKHKLNGKKRWMAYAALSMGTVIIDAGAEKALLHDGKSLLASGVTGIEGFWERKDLIKIVNNRGEEIARGITEFSSEETEKVKGFHSEEIRRLIPEIKAEELVHRDNLTITQEY; from the coding sequence ATGAATACCCTGAAAAGGGCGGTTTTAAAAATAGGCAGTAACAGCTTAAGCCTTGCGGAAGGCGGCATTGATGAAACGGTCATCGATCAACTGGCCGGGGTCATTGCTGAGCTGAGAAAGCAGGGGACAGATTGCATCCTGGTTACCTCCGGCGCTGTTGCTGCCGGGATGGCCAAGATGAAGCTGAAGGAACGTCCAAAGGATATTGTCGGCAAGCAGGCCACAGCGGCTGTCGGGCAGGGAATATTAATCGAAAGGTATTCGTACTATTTTGACAAATATGGGATGAGCTGTGCCCAGGTTCTTCTTTCCCGGATCGACTTGGTTGAAGCCGAACATTACCGGAATGCCAAGAATACCTTGGAGAAACTATTGAACTTCGGAGTTGTTCCGATCATCAATGAAAACGATACCGTGGTCTTCGAAGAATTATGCTTCGGGGATAATGACAGGTTATCCGCGCTGGTGGCAGGAATGGTCAATGCAGATTTGCTGGTCCTGCTGACAGATGTCGACGGTCTGTTTACAGCCAATCCAGTGTATAACCGGGAGGCTGTACTGGTTCCGAAAGTAGAGAATGTGGCAGAGGCAAAAAATCTGGCCGACGGCACAGGGTCTGCGGTTGGGACCGGAGGCATGGTCACCAAATTAAAGGCTGCTGAAATGGCAACCCGGTTCGGGACGCCGACCTTTCTGATGAATGCGTCAAGAATTGCCCAGATCAAAGACATTGCCGAAGGGAACTATCCGTTAGGGACCTATTTCCCGCCGTTGAAGCATAAGCTTAATGGAAAAAAACGCTGGATGGCTTATGCAGCGTTATCGATGGGCACGGTTATCATTGACGCTGGTGCCGAAAAGGCCCTGCTTCATGACGGCAAGAGCCTGCTCGCTTCCGGAGTAACCGGGATCGAAGGATTTTGGGAGCGCAAAGATCTGATTAAAATAGTGAATAACCGCGGAGAAGAAATTGCCCGTGGTATTACAGAATTCAGCAGTGAAGAAACTGAAAAGGTCAAAGGATTCCACTCTGAGGAGATACGCAGGCTGATCCCGGAAATTAAAGCAGAGGAACTGGTTCACAGGGATAACCTGACGATTACGCAGGAATACTGA
- a CDS encoding glutamate-5-semialdehyde dehydrogenase has protein sequence MDFAEDLIMIGQRAKNAARKLAFTGTETKNKALLAMAQALLDNEDAILEANVLDVAAAEKKGLKKSLINRLRLSSAGISDISNAIKEVVGLPDPVGGGELWKRPNGLVIQKTMVPLGVVAMIYEARPNVTVDAAVLCLKSGNACILRGGSEAIESNKVLARVIAEAAEQSGIPEGAIQLIPKTDREYALQLMRMNKYIDVIIPRGGAGLIHTVVENSTVPVIETGTGVCHAYVDLDADYEKAVSVVFNAKTQKPGVCNALETLLVHEAVAEEYLPMIGRKFKAYGVEIRGCERVRKILDYAIPATEEDWSTEYLDLIISVKVVNSIDEALDHIYTYSTKHSETIITENYTASQRFLNEIDAAAVYVNTSTRFTDGGRFGFGAEIGISTQKLHARGPMALPELTTIKYIVYGNGHIVE, from the coding sequence ATGGATTTTGCTGAAGACCTTATCATGATTGGCCAGCGGGCCAAAAATGCGGCACGCAAACTGGCTTTCACTGGCACGGAAACAAAGAATAAAGCCTTACTCGCAATGGCCCAGGCGCTTCTTGACAACGAGGATGCAATTCTGGAAGCCAATGTGCTGGATGTTGCGGCAGCAGAGAAAAAAGGACTTAAAAAAAGCTTGATCAACCGTCTTCGTCTTAGCAGCGCCGGGATTTCAGATATCAGCAATGCGATCAAGGAAGTGGTCGGGCTGCCCGACCCTGTCGGCGGCGGAGAACTGTGGAAAAGGCCGAACGGTCTGGTTATTCAGAAGACGATGGTTCCGCTCGGTGTCGTGGCGATGATTTATGAAGCCCGGCCGAATGTGACGGTGGACGCAGCGGTGCTGTGTTTAAAATCCGGCAATGCCTGCATCTTACGCGGAGGCTCGGAAGCGATTGAAAGCAATAAAGTACTGGCCAGGGTGATCGCTGAAGCCGCTGAACAGAGTGGAATTCCGGAAGGTGCGATTCAGCTTATACCGAAGACGGATAGAGAGTATGCCCTGCAGCTGATGCGCATGAATAAATATATCGATGTGATCATTCCGCGGGGCGGGGCAGGACTGATTCACACAGTGGTTGAAAATTCCACCGTTCCGGTGATTGAGACGGGTACAGGGGTCTGTCATGCTTATGTTGATCTCGATGCTGATTATGAAAAGGCAGTATCGGTAGTCTTTAACGCCAAAACTCAGAAACCCGGCGTCTGCAATGCGCTGGAAACATTGCTCGTTCATGAGGCGGTGGCGGAAGAGTACCTGCCGATGATTGGAAGAAAATTTAAAGCGTACGGTGTTGAGATCCGCGGCTGTGAAAGAGTCAGAAAGATTTTGGATTATGCTATTCCGGCAACGGAAGAAGATTGGTCGACGGAGTACCTTGATTTGATCATCAGCGTTAAGGTCGTCAACAGTATCGACGAAGCGCTGGACCATATTTACACGTATAGCACGAAGCATTCTGAGACGATCATTACCGAAAACTACACGGCCTCCCAGCGTTTTTTAAATGAAATTGATGCGGCCGCGGTTTATGTTAACACTTCAACGCGTTTTACCGATGGCGGAAGATTCGGTTTTGGTGCTGAAATCGGCATTAGCACGCAGAAGCTGCATGCCCGCGGTCCGATGGCTTTGCCGGAACTGACGACGATCAAATATATTGTTTATGGAAACGGCCATATTGTGGAATAG
- the nuoE gene encoding NADH-quinone oxidoreductase subunit NuoE — MSNKVENCQCCCSEETDQQKLDMIAEVIEKYKNREGSLIQVLHMAQNIYGYLPLEIQRFIAESLNKPLSEVSGVVTFYSFFSTQPRGKHIIRVCLGTACYVRGGKKIIDRLEQILDIEVGGTTQDRLFTFEVARCIGACGLAPAMMIDDVVYKQVNPDKLDSILNKYRN, encoded by the coding sequence ATGAGCAACAAAGTTGAAAATTGTCAATGTTGCTGTAGCGAAGAAACTGACCAACAAAAATTGGACATGATTGCTGAAGTGATCGAAAAATACAAGAATAGAGAAGGAAGCCTGATTCAAGTTCTTCATATGGCTCAGAATATTTATGGATATTTGCCTCTGGAAATCCAGAGATTTATTGCAGAAAGTTTGAACAAGCCTTTGTCGGAGGTATCGGGCGTTGTTACTTTTTACTCTTTCTTTTCGACCCAGCCCAGAGGAAAGCACATTATCCGTGTTTGCCTTGGTACGGCTTGCTACGTAAGGGGCGGCAAGAAAATTATCGACCGTCTGGAACAGATCCTGGACATAGAAGTTGGCGGAACAACGCAAGACAGGCTCTTCACTTTTGAGGTAGCCCGTTGTATCGGTGCCTGCGGACTGGCTCCAGCCATGATGATTGACGATGTCGTGTATAAGCAGGTTAACCCGGATAAGCTTGATAGTATCCTGAATAAATATAGAAATTAG
- the nuoF gene encoding NADH-quinone oxidoreductase subunit NuoF, whose translation MKVNSVADLDQIKKEYSEKLSKYNYQILVCGGAGCVSSNCGEVSAALVKYLEEYELQDKVAVSETGCMGTCAVGPVLLILPDETFYTDVNPEKMAEIVKSHIINGTVLEKYTFYDQTLGKHVPNIKDIDFFKDQVKIALRNCGQIEYASIDAYIAKDGYYAIAKAVGGMKQQDVVDEVKKSGIRGRGGAGFPTGIKWEAGMKSTSDQKFMVCNADEGDPGAFMDRSVIEGDPHSVIEGMMLGGYAIGASMGYVYIRAEYPIAVERLGAAIEEARECGLLGAKLFGSDFEFNLEIRIGAGAFVCGEETSLMASIEGKRGEPKQKPPFPFERGLFGKPTIINNVETLACIPPIILKGSHWYSQFGTEKSKGTKVFALAGDIVNTGIVEVPMGMSLGNILFNIGGGIPGGKNFKAAQAGGPSGGCITKEYLNTPMDYENISKIGAIMGSGGLVVMNEDTCMVDTARYFMDFIQDESCGKCVPCRVGTKRMLEILERITKGEGQEGDIELLEELGAQIKETAMCGLGQTAPNPVLSTIRYFRDEYEEHIKNKYCRAGVCSDLFLSPCENACPASVNVPGYMGLISAGRYIDAYNLIRQENPFPAICGRICTHPCESKCRRAQLDEAISISDLKRFVADYAFKHEEESTKDIVFPKNGKSVGIIGAGPSGLTCGYYLARLGYEVDVYEAAPVAGGLLAFGIPEYRLPKDVLKHEIKLIEQVGVKIHLNTEVGNDVSFAGLRKKHHSIYIATGTQLSNKINIPGEDLEGVVHGLNFLRNVNLGQDVKIGETVAIIGGGNTAIDAARTALRLGAKKVNVLYRRTIQDMPADAREICDMIEEGIEIIPLVAPTRFIGKDKIEAIECVRMKVSGFDSAGRRKPKIEEGSTFTLKVDMVIPAVSQSSDLPFVGMDDVELTEWGTFITDKDTLMTTMDGVFAGGDVARGSDVAITAIADGKKAASSIDLYLGGKGVLNKGEKIEIPAPADQDELVEHARFPMEVLDPEKRKDCFCEVAQGYHKLNAIAESMRCLRCDRR comes from the coding sequence ATGAAAGTCAATAGTGTTGCTGATTTGGATCAAATTAAAAAGGAATACAGTGAAAAACTGTCAAAGTATAATTATCAAATCCTTGTATGCGGAGGCGCAGGTTGTGTATCCTCCAACTGCGGTGAAGTATCCGCTGCGCTTGTGAAATATCTGGAAGAATACGAGCTTCAGGACAAGGTTGCAGTTAGTGAAACAGGCTGTATGGGGACTTGTGCGGTCGGTCCTGTCCTTCTTATTCTACCTGATGAAACTTTTTATACGGATGTTAATCCCGAAAAAATGGCCGAGATCGTAAAATCTCACATTATCAACGGTACGGTGCTGGAAAAGTATACATTTTACGATCAGACGCTTGGCAAACACGTTCCCAATATTAAGGATATTGATTTTTTCAAAGACCAGGTCAAAATTGCGCTCAGAAACTGCGGTCAGATCGAATACGCTTCCATTGACGCTTATATTGCCAAAGACGGCTATTATGCGATTGCCAAAGCTGTGGGTGGCATGAAGCAGCAGGATGTTGTCGATGAAGTTAAAAAGTCCGGCATCAGAGGCCGCGGCGGTGCAGGGTTCCCTACAGGCATCAAATGGGAAGCTGGAATGAAATCAACGAGCGATCAGAAATTCATGGTCTGCAATGCTGACGAAGGAGACCCTGGTGCGTTCATGGACAGAAGCGTCATCGAAGGTGACCCGCACAGTGTCATTGAAGGGATGATGCTCGGTGGTTATGCGATTGGTGCAAGCATGGGCTATGTCTATATCCGCGCGGAGTATCCGATTGCCGTTGAACGTCTGGGTGCCGCGATTGAAGAAGCCCGCGAGTGCGGCCTGCTCGGAGCGAAACTGTTTGGTTCGGATTTTGAGTTTAACCTGGAAATCCGGATTGGCGCAGGCGCTTTTGTCTGCGGTGAAGAAACATCTTTGATGGCTTCGATCGAAGGCAAACGCGGGGAACCCAAACAAAAACCACCGTTCCCGTTCGAACGCGGCTTGTTTGGCAAACCGACCATTATCAACAACGTAGAAACCTTAGCATGCATTCCTCCGATCATTCTGAAGGGTTCGCACTGGTATTCGCAGTTTGGCACTGAAAAGAGCAAAGGCACCAAGGTCTTCGCACTGGCCGGAGATATCGTCAATACCGGTATCGTCGAAGTCCCGATGGGCATGAGCCTTGGCAATATTTTGTTCAATATTGGTGGGGGCATTCCCGGAGGTAAAAACTTCAAGGCTGCCCAGGCCGGAGGCCCTTCCGGCGGCTGTATAACAAAGGAATATCTGAATACGCCGATGGATTATGAAAATATCAGCAAAATCGGTGCCATTATGGGATCCGGCGGACTGGTCGTCATGAATGAGGATACCTGTATGGTCGATACCGCCAGGTACTTCATGGATTTCATCCAGGATGAGTCCTGCGGAAAATGCGTTCCTTGCCGTGTGGGAACCAAAAGAATGCTCGAGATCCTGGAACGCATTACCAAGGGAGAAGGCCAGGAAGGCGATATCGAACTTCTCGAAGAGCTCGGCGCTCAGATCAAAGAAACCGCAATGTGCGGTTTGGGTCAGACGGCTCCCAATCCGGTCTTAAGCACCATCCGGTATTTCCGTGACGAATACGAAGAGCATATCAAGAACAAATACTGCCGCGCCGGCGTATGTTCGGATTTATTCCTTTCGCCGTGTGAGAATGCCTGCCCGGCAAGCGTCAATGTACCCGGATATATGGGCTTGATCTCGGCAGGAAGATATATCGATGCTTACAACCTTATCAGACAGGAAAATCCGTTTCCGGCTATTTGCGGAAGAATTTGCACGCACCCGTGCGAAAGCAAATGCCGCAGGGCGCAGCTGGACGAAGCGATCTCGATTTCCGATCTGAAACGGTTCGTGGCGGATTATGCGTTCAAGCATGAGGAAGAATCCACGAAAGACATTGTCTTTCCGAAAAACGGCAAGAGCGTCGGCATTATTGGCGCAGGTCCTTCAGGCTTGACTTGCGGCTATTACCTGGCAAGACTTGGCTATGAGGTCGATGTTTATGAAGCAGCACCTGTGGCCGGAGGCCTACTTGCATTTGGTATTCCGGAATACAGGCTGCCCAAAGACGTGCTCAAGCATGAAATCAAACTGATTGAGCAAGTCGGCGTCAAGATCCATCTGAATACCGAAGTAGGCAATGACGTCAGCTTCGCCGGGCTGCGCAAAAAACATCATTCCATTTATATTGCAACAGGAACCCAGCTGTCCAACAAGATCAATATCCCGGGCGAAGACCTCGAAGGGGTTGTTCACGGCTTGAATTTCCTGCGCAATGTGAACCTCGGACAGGATGTGAAGATCGGTGAAACCGTGGCGATTATCGGCGGCGGCAATACTGCGATTGATGCAGCTAGAACGGCTTTAAGGTTAGGCGCTAAGAAAGTCAATGTTTTGTATAGAAGAACTATCCAAGATATGCCTGCTGATGCCAGAGAAATCTGCGATATGATTGAAGAAGGCATTGAGATTATTCCGCTGGTTGCCCCGACCCGTTTTATTGGCAAAGACAAAATCGAAGCAATTGAATGCGTCAGAATGAAGGTGAGCGGCTTTGATTCTGCCGGCAGAAGAAAACCAAAAATTGAAGAAGGATCCACTTTCACCCTGAAGGTCGATATGGTCATCCCGGCGGTCAGCCAGTCTTCGGATCTGCCGTTTGTCGGAATGGATGATGTTGAATTAACAGAGTGGGGAACTTTTATTACGGATAAAGACACCTTGATGACCACGATGGATGGCGTATTTGCCGGCGGTGACGTTGCCAGAGGTTCCGATGTCGCAATCACGGCAATTGCAGACGGTAAGAAAGCTGCATCTTCCATTGACCTCTACCTGGGTGGCAAAGGCGTACTGAATAAAGGCGAAAAGATCGAAATTCCTGCGCCGGCAGATCAGGACGAACTCGTTGAGCATGCCAGATTCCCAATGGAAGTTCTTGACCCTGAAAAGAGAAAAGACTGCTTCTGCGAGGTGGCTCAAGGGTACCACAAGCTCAATGCAATTGCAGAATCTATGCGCTGTTTACGCTGTGACAGGAGGTAG
- a CDS encoding NADH-dependent [FeFe] hydrogenase, group A6, whose protein sequence is MVNLRINNKSVSALEGATILEAAKQNNIHIPNLCYLEGVHKFGSCRLCVVEVEGAKSLQPSCMVTVREGMVVKTNTEKVRKARKVLYELILSDHPKDCLNCERNQSCELQEMGNMLGVSEARFEGKRSAGCIDKSPSITRDMSKCILCRRCITVCNEIQQVGILNAQNRGFKTVVGPAMDLPINSVNCAYCGQCTVVCPVGALKETDAIQDVWQAINDPNKRVVVQVAPAIRAAIGEEFGLEPGTLVTGKLASALRELGFDDVFDTNFTADLTIMEEGTEFLTRVKNALTGGQATLPMITSCSPGWIKYVEHAYPEELDHLSTCKSPHTMLGALAKSYYADKIEVDPKDMYVVSIMPCTAKKFEISRPEMQNNGVPNVDAVLTTRELAKMIKEAGIDFVNLEDSKFDNPLGLSSGAADIFGVTGGVMEAALRTVYEVVTGRELPFDKLHVTPIVGLEQIKTADVIIENPVEAYKFLDGVTVKVAVTSGLAGAKILLDQIAKGESPYHFIEVMGCPGGCISGGGQPRPTTPEIRQKRLQAIYKEDEGKQLRKSHENEDVMKLYAEFLKEPNGHKSHELLHTHYTQRGKFNEYLCKS, encoded by the coding sequence ATGGTAAATTTAAGAATTAATAACAAAAGTGTTTCCGCTTTGGAGGGCGCGACTATCCTGGAAGCCGCGAAACAGAACAATATTCATATTCCTAACTTGTGCTATTTGGAAGGCGTTCATAAGTTTGGTTCCTGCAGACTGTGCGTTGTTGAAGTCGAAGGCGCCAAGAGCCTTCAGCCTTCCTGCATGGTTACGGTCAGAGAAGGAATGGTTGTCAAAACCAACACCGAAAAAGTCCGTAAGGCCCGGAAAGTCCTTTATGAACTGATTCTGTCCGACCATCCGAAAGACTGTCTGAACTGCGAACGCAATCAAAGCTGCGAGCTGCAGGAAATGGGTAATATGCTCGGCGTCAGTGAAGCCCGTTTCGAAGGAAAACGTTCAGCCGGCTGCATCGACAAATCCCCTTCTATTACCCGGGATATGTCCAAATGCATTCTTTGCCGCAGATGTATCACTGTCTGCAACGAAATTCAGCAGGTTGGTATTCTGAATGCACAAAACCGCGGATTTAAGACGGTTGTCGGTCCGGCTATGGATCTGCCGATTAATTCCGTAAACTGTGCTTACTGCGGACAGTGTACGGTGGTTTGTCCTGTAGGCGCGCTGAAGGAAACCGATGCGATTCAGGATGTCTGGCAGGCGATCAATGATCCCAATAAACGCGTTGTTGTTCAGGTTGCCCCTGCGATTAGGGCTGCAATCGGCGAAGAGTTCGGGCTGGAACCCGGGACACTCGTTACCGGCAAACTCGCTTCTGCTTTGAGAGAACTCGGCTTCGACGATGTGTTCGACACCAACTTTACGGCTGACCTGACCATTATGGAAGAAGGCACCGAATTCTTGACCAGGGTGAAAAATGCGCTGACCGGCGGCCAGGCTACCCTGCCGATGATTACAAGCTGCAGCCCGGGCTGGATCAAATATGTTGAGCATGCCTATCCGGAAGAACTTGACCATCTCTCGACCTGCAAATCCCCGCATACCATGCTTGGGGCGCTGGCGAAGTCCTATTATGCCGACAAGATCGAAGTGGATCCGAAGGACATGTATGTTGTATCGATCATGCCCTGTACGGCCAAGAAGTTCGAAATTTCCAGACCGGAAATGCAGAACAATGGCGTACCGAATGTCGATGCCGTACTGACGACCAGAGAACTTGCCAAGATGATTAAGGAAGCCGGCATTGATTTTGTAAACCTCGAAGACAGCAAATTTGACAATCCGCTGGGTCTTTCCTCCGGTGCTGCCGATATCTTCGGCGTTACCGGCGGTGTTATGGAAGCTGCCCTGCGTACGGTTTACGAAGTGGTTACGGGACGGGAACTGCCGTTTGATAAGCTCCATGTTACTCCGATCGTTGGCCTGGAACAGATTAAGACAGCAGATGTGATCATCGAGAATCCTGTTGAAGCTTATAAGTTCCTCGACGGAGTTACGGTCAAAGTTGCTGTAACCAGTGGTCTGGCAGGAGCGAAGATCCTTCTGGACCAAATTGCCAAAGGTGAATCCCCCTATCACTTTATCGAAGTGATGGGATGTCCCGGCGGCTGCATCAGCGGCGGCGGCCAGCCCAGACCGACCACACCGGAGATTCGTCAGAAACGTCTCCAGGCTATTTATAAGGAAGATGAAGGCAAGCAGCTTAGGAAATCTCATGAGAATGAAGATGTCATGAAACTGTATGCCGAGTTTCTGAAAGAACCCAATGGCCATAAATCGCATGAACTGCTGCACACACATTATACGCAGCGTGGAAAGTTTAATGAATATCTCTGCAAGTCGTAA